The nucleotide sequence GAGGGTCCAACACCTGTGACCAGTAGCAGtgcatctgcattttctgctccttctggaGAATTTCTGGATTTAGACAAATTCAAGACGCCCGAAGGAAGCTGGGATTGGGAGACCTGCTTggttcaaaacaaagcagaggccACGAAGTGTGTAGCCTGTGAAAGTGCAAAGCCAAGCACCAAAGCAGAGCTCAAAGGTAATACATCATGATTAAAACGAGGATgcatattctgtgatttattttttggtttgctctgattttttttattttcttacctgttaagcacaattattttttcctttgaggtgTGGCAAAATTATTCGTTTTTCCTGTAGGAATATTGCCTAGATAACATCTGTTTCCACACTTTTCCCCAAGAATAAGTTTATCctttttagagaaaagctttcattaaTGACGTGCTTCTTCTTTACATGCCCTACACGTTGTTCATTTGGAGTTCAGACTAAAAACATGATCTTTCAAAGAAGTTCGTATACTTTTTAAAGCCAGGTGGTGGGCAGAAAACACAATTGTGAAAAGTTTTATGTAGAGAGGAAGCATggggttttcttgtttcttttactgtttggtgggttgttttttaaacagttttgacTGGAAAGATCAGGACTAGAATGTAGTTCAAACCTTCACGTACTGCAGATACACCGTGGGTTACGGACTTGACATTCActtatttctgcaggttttgGTGCTGCGGCTGCGTCCACAAAATGCTGCCTTGCCATCATTTACATTCGGTGTTCACTCAGAGTGTTCAGGTGCAGAGTCTGCAGCTGCCTCACAGTTTATTTTgggaaggacagaagagaagcagTACTTGCAAACCAGTACTTCAGGTAAACAGTGTATCTTTTGTCTTCACTTGTGCGCTTATGTCCATCAAGTAAGACCTCTGAAACCATACTAGAAAAAATCTGCGGGATTTGATATGTTCATGTACTAGAGCTTTAGAAAAACTTTAATTCCTATATGCAGCATGTCTTCTGTCCTGGTTATTGATACGTACGCAATTAGTAGCAATCCCTTTTTTGATCTCAACACTAGGTTTAGACAAAAAATTGCGACACCTTAAGGAACCTGTCCTGCATCTCATACAAGCACAGAAGTTGTAGTGTCTCAATGCTAGCAGTACAGTTGGTGGTAAAATCTTTAGTAGGGTGAAATAGAGGCCTCacacttttcagagaaaaaaagagatgagagagagTATCTTACTCCCACGTACTTGCAACTATGCTGCAGAGTGTACTGCTGTTACTCTAGTGCTACAAAGGTCCAAAAATCACTGAACAGTTATTAGCCagttttttattcctttaatttGTTGAAAGACTGCAGTAGAGGATTGAAGTTTTTATTGAGGATCACTGTGTGGAAAAATTCTGATTGTTAAATGTCATTTGTATGACTTAAGAACCGCGTTTTGGAGTACAGAATTCAGTATTAATTCCAGAAGGGGTAAGGGGAAGGACATTAGCTAGTAATCCCGAACAAAAGCAGTGTATAGAGCTATACTGATTTTAATCGCAGTATTCTTACAGTTGACCTGTTACTGAACAGATATGTTTTGGGGAGATATGGTGGCCAGGGAGgcgtgtgtgtttgtgtactTCCTCTTCTAGTTAAGGTTCTGGGGTTTGGTTTAGTCAGGAAAATTTGATGAGGCACCTTgtgtaaaaggaaatgttaaccAGCATTTTTCAACACGGTGTAGTCCCTTAAAAGTGTCATAGATGAAAAGAGGCCATAAACGCTGGGGGAAAAAGTTAGTGGGAAACTGAGAGCAGGATCACATTCAGtagtgagagagcagcagccTAGGGAAAGCTGATGAATGACCGTAACAGATAGTTCTATTTTAAGTGTAAAACAACACTCAGTACTTTATAATGGTGGTCTTACCAGAGGGTTCTTCTCCATGGCTCCTAAAAGCACGTCTTGAAGGCATTCGAGTGCAGTGAACTTAAGCTGTAAGAGTTGGGCTGGTAAGCTTGGCCTGATTTGAAGCTGTAGGCACGGGGCTATAATTTCTGAACAGGCTACAAAAGAAACTGTACCACTGTGCTTTTCAGTGCTCCGTTTAGCAAAGCCATCAAATTGTTGCAGGCAATTGATGTTGTTCTTCTAAGAGCAcctgaaagatatttttgtttgaagagTTCAGAGGTACCGGTTAATACTGGTTCAGATAATTACAGCCAGCTCTTGGTGTTTGTGACCAATAAAGTTTGTGGCTCCAAAAGGAGTGGGTTAGTGCTAACTGATTAACTGCTGTATATGCAGAAATATGGAATCTGATTACTTACGCAGAGAGcacttaaaatgtattgttttgctGGCTCTCAGTGAGTTGCATCTTAATGCTACCAAGGAATAAGCTTTTTGCTTCTGGCCCAAGTTTTTTAATTTGGTGAAAGCCTTTTCTGTGCACGTGCACATGCCAGAGAGGTTGCTTAAGTAATAGAAGCTATAGTAGCTGCTATCTTCTGGTTTTTGTAGAAGACAGAAACTGAATTCATTAGCTTTGTAACTGTTATGCATACTAGAATTGgttttctcccttttgaaaATAGTAGAGGGTATGCCTATGTCAGATTTGGTGAGCAAGGTGATCAGATGAGGGCACTGCAAGACTGCCAGAACGCACCAGGTCTGGGGGGAAAAGGAATCCGGCTGAGCATAGGAATTTCTAAAAGGTAACCAAGGAGTTGTGCATTGATACAGTTATTCTAAATAATCAGATTCTCGTAGCTCTGCCTTTGGAAAGTCTGTGGCCCTTGCTGTAGTGGCTGTACACAGGATGCAGTCTACAAAACCCGAAATGCAGAAGTCCTATGTTTTGACTCCCTGGATTCATCAACCTGCTTCAGGATGGCTGGGGGAATCCAACTGTTAAGTCTAGCCAGACAGCGCAACTTGGGCTTAGCTGCCATTGTAACCAGCCTTGTTTCTCAACAGTAGCAAAGCTGAATgcattggaaaatattttcaggtttggGCCTGCATAAGGCAGAAGGGACAACAAGTGGTTTTATATGCTAGGGAGTTCTTGTTCTTAGAGCTTTCCCTCTAGTTTGAGAGAAGCACATAACTAGTTTTACAGTGGGTTGACAGGAAagaagtggggggaaaaaatgggaacGCAGGGAGAAAGCCAAAGGCGTTATTACTAGAACAGGTTTAGAATgctattctttgcttttcatgagCTTAGGGCAATGGGGAGTTTAAAGCTTAGCACTTCCTGAGAGGGTTTCTTACTCTACCGGCTCAGTTCTATCACTTATTTAAGGCAATTCAGGTCTCTGAACGGTTAAAGAACTGATACCAAATTTGATGAACTTTGATCCAGGATACTGACAAAACAGGACTTCATATAAACAATTTCAGTATGTTCATGAGGTTAGCTTGTGTGTTCtgttaaatagtaaaaaatgacacttctgtttctgtttacctAGCATAATTCTGCAAATGTTGCCTCCTTCTGCTTTAGAATGGAAATGCTCTTCTCCaagagagcactgtccaaacttctttgccaaaatttttttattaaattaatattgttttattttgaaaacaagaataagccacaaacatgttttcttgcttcGGCTATCCAGAAGAACgtcaacagtattttcagattttccttcccTACACAACTGTATGTAGGAAGAGTGCAGTTGGAAGCAGAAGACGTAAGATGAtgtatcttctgtttgtttactACAGTAACAAGACAATGGATTACCTCTTTATTAGAACTTGTGTAGCTTTGCAGTATTGAAACAAATGTAggtattaaaatacacatcagTAATACGTTTCTGAATGGCTGAGTACCGTGCTCTCTTAGCATTGAAATACCCAGCCATTGGATTAGTTTGTCCCTCATGTTTGCTTAGTTTGGAAGCTATTTCAGAATGCCTTC is from Anser cygnoides isolate HZ-2024a breed goose chromosome 2, Taihu_goose_T2T_genome, whole genome shotgun sequence and encodes:
- the LOC136789884 gene encoding uncharacterized protein isoform X1, yielding MVNCLVCLTEGPTPVTSSSASAFSAPSGEFLDLDKFKTPEGSWDWETCLVQNKAEATKCVACESAKPSTKAELKGFGAAAASTKCCLAIIYIRCSLRVFRCRVCSCLTVYFGKDRREAVLANQYFSRGYAYVRFGEQGDQMRALQDCQNAPGLGGKGIRLSIGISKRLKAELQRYQSYNYNDYCQDYQNYYSQRSYDAYADYNYSSYAPCDSMQAVGDCSLGDSLMAPAVFEESSVMTATGDDLITDGNKGSVIVT
- the LOC136789884 gene encoding uncharacterized protein isoform X2 — protein: MVNCLVCLTEGPTPVTSSSASAFSAPSGEFLDLDKFKTPEGSWDWETCLVQNKAEATKCVACESAKPSTKAELKGFGAAAASTKCCLAIIYIRCSLRVFRCRVCSCLTVYFGKDRREAVLANQYFRLKAELQRYQSYNYNDYCQDYQNYYSQRSYDAYADYNYSSYAPCDSMQAVGDCSLGDSLMAPAVFEESSVMTATGDDLITDGNKGSVIVT